Sequence from the Ornithinimicrobium humiphilum genome:
CCCCGCGCGATCCTGCTGCGCTCCGCCGACCTGCACTCCGTCGAGCTGCCCCCGAGCCTCTACGCCGTCGCGCGCGCCGGCGCCGGCACCAACAACATCCCGGTCGACCGCCTCGCGGCCAGGGGCATCCCGGTCTTCAACACCCCCGGCGCCAACGCCAACGCGGTGAAGGAGCTCGTCATCGCGGGCATGCTGCTCGCGGCCCGCAACCTCTACCACGCGGCCGACTACACGAGGGACCTCGTCGCGGTGCAGGGCCTGTCCGGCGCCGACCTGGAGAAGCAGGTCGAGGCGGGCAAGAAGCAGTTCGCCGGATTCGAGCTGCCGGGCAAGACCCTCGGCGTCATCGGCCTCGGCGCCATCGGCGTGCTGGTCGCCAACGCGGCGCAGTCGCTGGGTCTGAAGGTGCTCGGCTACGACCCGAACGTCACGATCAAGGCCGCCTGGCAGCTGTCCCCGAACGTCGAGCAGGTCTCCTCCGTCGAGGAGCTGCTCTCGCGCTCGGACATGGTCACGCTGCACGTCCCGCTCGTGGACGGCACCAGGGGCATGATCAACGCGGAGCGGATCGCCCTCATGCCGCAGGGCGGCGTCGTGCTCAACTTCGCGCGGGGCGGGGTCGTCGACGAGGCCGCGGTGATCGCCGCCCTGGACTCGGGCCACCTGCACTCCTACGTCAACGACTTCCCGACCGAGGCCGGTGCCGTGCACCCCAAGGTCATCGCGCTCCCCCATCTGGGCGCGTCGACCGGCGAGGCCGAGGACAACTGCGCGGTCATGGCGGTCGACCAGCTCGCGGACTACCTGCTCAACGGCAACATCCGCAACGCGGTCAACTTCCCGGACGTCGTGATGACCCGCACCCCGGGCACCACCCGGCTCGGCATCTTCAACGAGAACAAGCCCAACATGATCGGCCAGATCACCGCGGCCCTCGCCGCCGCGGGCCTCAACGTCTCCGAGTTCACCAACAAGTCCCGGGGCGACTACGCCTACACCCTGGTCGACGTCGAGGGCGAGGTCCGCGACGAGCTCAAGCAGGAGATCCTGGCGATCGAGGGCATCATCCGGGCCCGCAAGATCGAGGCCTGACCACCTCGTCCGGCCGACCCCTGCACGCCCGCCCGCTCCCGGGCTAGGGTGCCAGGCAGGGGTCGGCCCCGGCCCCGCCGAGGAGGTCGAGGATGAGCAACCACGTCTACAGCGTCTCGGAGATCGTCGGGACCTCTCCCGACGGGCTGGAGGCGGCGATCACCAACGCCATCGACACCACCGCCCGCTCGGTGCGCAACCTCGACTGGTTCGAGGTCACCGAGATCCGGGGGCACCTGGTCGACGGCGCCGTCGCCGACTGGCAGGTGGCCCTCAAGGTCGGCTTCCGGGTCGAGCGGTAGGTCGCCGGTGAGCCGCACCGTCCCCGGGTCCGGGCCCGGCCCCGACCCCGCGCCGCGGCGTCGACGGGTCTTCCCCGCCGGGGAGGCTTGAACCTCCGTCGAACGTCGGGCGGTCGCCTACCGTGCCACGCACGAGGCGATGCCGCTCTTCGGCGTCTACGCCCTGTTCTTCGCCGACCGGGGACTGGACGCCGCCCAGATCACCACCATGCTCGCGGTGTGGTCGGTCTCCGCCTTCGTGCTCGAGGTGCCCTCCGGGGCGTGGGCCGACGTGCTCGACCGGCGCCGGCTCCTCGTGGCGGCGGGCGTCGTCTACACGGCGGCGTTCACCTGCTGGCTGCTGGTGCCCAGCTACGCCGGCTTCGTCGCGGGCTTCGTGCTGTGGTCGCTCTCGGACGCGATGAAGTCCGGCACCTTCGAGGCCTTCCTCTACGACGAGCTGGCCGCCGTCGGCCGGGAGCACCGCTACGGGCTGGTCCGCTCGCGCGCAGAGACGGCCGGCGTGCTGACGATGGCGGTCGCGATCGCGGCCGCCGCTCCCCTGCACCGGATCGGCGGCTTCGAGCTCGTCGGCTGGGTGAGCGTCGGCGTCACGCTGGTGCACCTGCTCGTGGCGCTCTCGCTGCCCCGCGCGGCCCGCGCCGAGCCTCCCGGCCCGGACGACGTCGCGGCCGAGGACCTGCCCGAGCCGGAACCGGTCTCGGTGCAGGCCTGGCTCTCCGCCCTGCGGTCCGGGCTGGGCGAGGCCGTGGCCGCACCTGCGGTGCGTCGAGTGCTCCTGGCCTACACGACGGTCGTCGCCGTCGTGGGGCTCGACGAGTTCTTCAACCTCGTGCTGGCCGACGGCGGCACGTCGGTCGGGGTGATCGCCTGGGTGATGGCGGGCGTCGTGCTGGCCGAGGCGGTCGGGACCTGGCTCGCCGACCGGGTCGCCCGGCTCGAGGGACGCGCCCACGCGGGTCTCGTGCTCACCGGCACGCTCCTGCTCGCGGCAGGTGCCTGGACCGCGGGGAGCGGGCCGTGGAGCTTCGTCGCTCTGGGCGCCGGCTACGCGGTGGTGAGCAGTGCCTACGTCGCCGGCGACATCCGGCTGCAGGCGACCATGTCGGGCGACGCCCGCGCCACGGTCACCTCGGTGGCGGCACTGACCGCCGAGGTCGGCTTCCTGGTCACCCTCGCCCTCGTCGGGCTGGGCACCCTCGTCGCGGACCTGTCCGTCGTCGTGGCCGGGGTCGCGCTGCTGCTGGCGGTGCCCGCCACGCTCACCGCGTGGCGGGCACCGCCGGGGTGAGCCTCAGCGGACGACGGTGAGCGGCAGCAGCGTCTTGCCGGTCGGGCCGATCTGGATCTCGGTGTTCATCTGCGGGCAGACGCCGCAGTCGAAGCACGGGGTCCAGCGGCAGTCCTCGACCTCACGCTCCTCGAGCGCGTCCAGCCAGTCCTCCCACAGCCACTCCTTGTCGAGCCCGGAGTCGATGTGGTCCCACGGCAGCACCTCGTGCTCGCCGCGCTCGCGGGTGGTGTACCAGGCCACGTCGACGGGCTGGTCGGCCAGCGCGCGCTCGGCCGCCGTCATCCACCGCTCGTAGGAGAAGTGCTCGTTCCACCCGTCGAACCGGCCGCCGTCACGCCATACCTGCTCGATGACGGCGCCGAGGCGCCGGTCGCCGCGCGAGAGCAGGCCCTCGACGATGCCGGGCTTGCCGTCGTGGTAGCGGAATCCGATGGCCGAGCCGTAGCGACGGTCGGCGCGGATGGCGTCGCGCAGCTTGGCGAGCCGGGCGTCGGTCTCGTCGGCACCGAGCTGTGCGGCCCACTGGAAGGGGGTGTGCGGCTTGGGCACGAACCCGCCGATCGAGACGGTGCAGCGGATGTCGCGGCGGCCGGAGACCTCGCGGCCGGTGTCGATGACCTTCTTGGCCAGGTCGGCGATCGCCAGCACGTCCTCGTCGGTCTCCGTGGGGAGCCCGCACATGAAGTAGAGCTTGACCTGGCGCCAGCCCGCGGCGTAGGCGGCCGCTACGGTCCGGATGAGGTCCTCCTCGGTCACCATCTTGTTGATGACCTTGCGCATCCGCTCGCTGCCGCCCTCGGGTGCGAAGGTCAGCCCGGAGCGCCTGCCGTTGCGGGTCAGCTCGTTGGCGAGGTCGATGTTGAACGCGTCGACGCGGGTCGAGGGCAGCGAGAGGCCGGTGTTGGTGCCCTCGTAGCGGTCGGCCAGGCCCTTGGTGATCTCGGCGATCTCGGAGTGGTCGGCGGACGAGAGCGACAGCAGGCCGACCTCGTCGAGGCCGGTCGCCTCGAGGCCCCGCTGGACCATCTCGCCGATGCCGGTGATGGAGCGCTCGCGCACGGGGCGGGTGATCATGCCGGCCTGGCAGAAGCGGCAGCCCCGGGTGCATCCGCGGAAGATCTCCACGCTCATGCGCTCGTGCACGCTCTCGGTGACGGGGACGAGCGGCTGCTTGGGGTAGGGCCAGGCGTCGAGGTCCATGACGGTGTGCTTGGAGACCCGCCACGGCACCCCCGGACGGTTGGGCACGACGCGCTGGATGCGGCCGTCCGGCAGGTACTCGACGTCGTAGAAGGCCGGGACGTAGACCCCACCGGTGCGCGCGAGCTCCAGCAGGAGACCCTCGCGGCCGTCGGGGCGCCCGGCGGCCTTCCACGCGTTGATGATCCGCGAGGTGAGGAGCACCGCCTCCTCGCCGTCGCCGACGATGGTGGCGTCGAGGAAGTCCGCGACCGGCTCGGGG
This genomic interval carries:
- a CDS encoding phosphoglycerate dehydrogenase; the protein is MTTFPIQTLNAISPVGLQRLDRSVFDVGTDIDSPRAILLRSADLHSVELPPSLYAVARAGAGTNNIPVDRLAARGIPVFNTPGANANAVKELVIAGMLLAARNLYHAADYTRDLVAVQGLSGADLEKQVEAGKKQFAGFELPGKTLGVIGLGAIGVLVANAAQSLGLKVLGYDPNVTIKAAWQLSPNVEQVSSVEELLSRSDMVTLHVPLVDGTRGMINAERIALMPQGGVVLNFARGGVVDEAAVIAALDSGHLHSYVNDFPTEAGAVHPKVIALPHLGASTGEAEDNCAVMAVDQLADYLLNGNIRNAVNFPDVVMTRTPGTTRLGIFNENKPNMIGQITAALAAAGLNVSEFTNKSRGDYAYTLVDVEGEVRDELKQEILAIEGIIRARKIEA
- a CDS encoding dodecin, whose product is MSNHVYSVSEIVGTSPDGLEAAITNAIDTTARSVRNLDWFEVTEIRGHLVDGAVADWQVALKVGFRVER
- a CDS encoding MFS transporter; this translates as MPLFGVYALFFADRGLDAAQITTMLAVWSVSAFVLEVPSGAWADVLDRRRLLVAAGVVYTAAFTCWLLVPSYAGFVAGFVLWSLSDAMKSGTFEAFLYDELAAVGREHRYGLVRSRAETAGVLTMAVAIAAAAPLHRIGGFELVGWVSVGVTLVHLLVALSLPRAARAEPPGPDDVAAEDLPEPEPVSVQAWLSALRSGLGEAVAAPAVRRVLLAYTTVVAVVGLDEFFNLVLADGGTSVGVIAWVMAGVVLAEAVGTWLADRVARLEGRAHAGLVLTGTLLLAAGAWTAGSGPWSFVALGAGYAVVSSAYVAGDIRLQATMSGDARATVTSVAALTAEVGFLVTLALVGLGTLVADLSVVVAGVALLLAVPATLTAWRAPPG
- a CDS encoding TIGR03960 family B12-binding radical SAM protein, whose product is MSVVQSSTRVREPGASLLAELEPLLEQVSKPVQYVGGELNSQVKDWNCGGEHTARWALMYPDAYEVGLPNQGVMILYEVLNEQPDVLAERTYSVWPDLEALMREHGVPQFTVDGHRAVGDFDVLGLSFSTELGYTNMLTALDLAGIPLHAADRGEEHPIVLAGGHASFNPEPVADFLDATIVGDGEEAVLLTSRIINAWKAAGRPDGREGLLLELARTGGVYVPAFYDVEYLPDGRIQRVVPNRPGVPWRVSKHTVMDLDAWPYPKQPLVPVTESVHERMSVEIFRGCTRGCRFCQAGMITRPVRERSITGIGEMVQRGLEATGLDEVGLLSLSSADHSEIAEITKGLADRYEGTNTGLSLPSTRVDAFNIDLANELTRNGRRSGLTFAPEGGSERMRKVINKMVTEEDLIRTVAAAYAAGWRQVKLYFMCGLPTETDEDVLAIADLAKKVIDTGREVSGRRDIRCTVSIGGFVPKPHTPFQWAAQLGADETDARLAKLRDAIRADRRYGSAIGFRYHDGKPGIVEGLLSRGDRRLGAVIEQVWRDGGRFDGWNEHFSYERWMTAAERALADQPVDVAWYTTRERGEHEVLPWDHIDSGLDKEWLWEDWLDALEEREVEDCRWTPCFDCGVCPQMNTEIQIGPTGKTLLPLTVVR